A single Leguminivora glycinivorella isolate SPB_JAAS2020 chromosome 25, LegGlyc_1.1, whole genome shotgun sequence DNA region contains:
- the LOC125239283 gene encoding uncharacterized protein LOC125239283, whose amino-acid sequence MDDAILDRFVMGMLPGREREKLFTQNVGELTLSKAIDLAESIRVARTGGAAAGPAGAPVATEASGQLFQIEKAPARSSAAASDVQCSVCGRFKHSATKCRFRNYKCRKCQTKGHLSNMCKAVKYIESEEVNEGDDG is encoded by the exons ATGGACGACGCTATTCTCGACAGATTTGTAATGGGCATGCTCCCAGGTCGAGAGCGTGAAAAGCTGTTCACGCAGAATGTCGGCGAGCTCACGTTGTCTAAGGCGATAGACTTGGCGGAGAGCATCAGGGTTGCTCGCACCGGTGGCGCTGCCGCCGGCCCCGCTGGAGCGCCGGTGGCCACAGAGGCCAGCGGCCAGCTGTTCCAGATTGAAAAAGCACCTGCGCGCTCGTCTGCTGCGGCGTCTGATGTACAGTGTTCGGTGTGTGGTAGATTCAAACATAGTGCTACAAAGTGTCGGTTTAGAAATTATAAGTGTAGGAAGTGTCAAACAAAAGGCCATCTAAGTAACATGTGCAAGGCTGTAAAATATATCGAGTCGGAGGAGGTGAACGAAGGTGATGACG GTTAA